The proteins below come from a single Conger conger chromosome 10, fConCon1.1, whole genome shotgun sequence genomic window:
- the LOC133138093 gene encoding actin-related protein 2/3 complex subunit 4-like yields MTATLRPYLNAVRATLQAALCLENFSSQVVERHNKPEVEVRSSKELLLQPVIISRNEKEKVLIEGSINSVRVSIAVKQADEIEKILCHKFMRFMMMRAENFFILRRKSVEGYDISFLITNFHTEQMYKHKLVDFVIHFMEEIDKEISEMKLSVNARARIVAEEFLKNF; encoded by the exons ATG aCTGCAACTCTACGCCCCTACCTGAACGCCGTGCGTGCCACTCTGCAGGCCGCCCTATGCCTGGAGAACTTCTCCTCTCAGGTGGTGGAGCGCCATAACAAGcctgaggtggaggttcg GAGCAGTAAGGAGCTGCTGCTCCAGCCTGTCATCATCAGCCGCAATGAGAAGGAGAAGGTTCTGATCGAGGGCTCCATCAACTCTGTCCGTGTCAGCATCGCTGTCAAGCAG GCGGACGAGATCGAGAAGATCCtgtgccataaattcatgcgcTTCATGATGATGCGAGCTGAGAACTTCTTCATCCTCAGACGGAAATCTGTGGAG GGGTATGACATCAGCTTCCTCATCACCAACTTCCACACAGAGCAGATGTACAAGCACAAGCTGGTGGATTTTGTCATCCATTTCATGGAGGAAATCGACAAGGAGATCAGCGAGATGAAGCTGTCTGTCAACGCCCGTGCCCGCATAGTCGCAGAGGAGTTCCTCAAGAAC ttcTGA
- the LOC133138092 gene encoding 6-phosphofructo-2-kinase/fructose-2,6-bisphosphatase 4-like isoform X3, with protein sequence MMRSSSRSRNTQNLDRTVCMTNCPTLIVTVGLPARGKTYISKKLTRYLNWIDVPTKEFNVGQYRRECVKIYKSFEFFRPDNEEGLKIRKQCALAALNDVRHYLRDEGGQVAVFDATNTTRERRGTIMKFAEQNGYKVFFVESVCEDPDVIAQNIVQVKLGSPDYIDCNTEEAIQDFMKRIKCYENSYQPLDELLDRELSYIKIMDVGRRYLVNRVLDHIQSRIVYYLMNIHITPRSIYLCRHGESDLNIKGRIGGDSGLSVRGKEFARCLGRFIQDQNIRDLKVWTSQMKRTIQTAEGLDVPYEQWKALNEIDAGVCEEMMYEEIQEHYPLEFAMRDQDKYRYRYPKGESYEDLVQRLEPVIMELERQENVLVICHQAVMRCLLAYFLDKSAEELPYLKCPLHTVLKLTPVAYGCKVESISLNIEAVNTHRDRPENVAVQRSREAALQTVPDHL encoded by the exons AAACCTACATCTCCAAGAAGTTGACCCGCTACCTGAACTGGATAGACGTACCCACCAAAG agtTCAATGTGGGGCAGTACCGGCGGGAGTGTGTAAAGATCTACAAGTCTTTTGAGTTTTTCCGTCCAGACAACGAGGAGGGTTTGAAGATAAGGAA GCAGTGTGCATTAGCAGCACTGAATGACGTCCGGCACTACCTTAGAGACGAAGGGGGCCAGGTGGCG GTGTTTGATGCCACCAATACGacaagagagagaagagggaccATCATGAAGTTTGCGGAACAGAATGGCTATAAG GTCTTCTTTGTGGAGTCTGTCTGTGAAGACCCTGATGTCATTGCACAAAACATAGTG CAAGTGAAGCTGGGCAGCCCAGACTACATAGACTGTAACACAGAGGAGGCCATACAGGACTTCATGAAGAGGATAAAGTGCTACGAGAACTCATACCAGCCTCTGGATGAACTTCTGGACAG AGAGCTGTCCTACATCAAGATCATGGATGTGGGCCGGCGGTACCTGGTGAACCGGGTCCTGGACCACATCCAGAGCCGGATCGTATACTACCTGATGAACATCCACATCACGCCCCGCTCCATCTACCTGTGTCGGCACGGCGAGAGTGACCTGAACATCAAGGGCCGCATCGGGGGGGACTCCGGGCTGTCTGTGAGGGGCAAGGAG TTTGCCCGGTGTTTGGGCCGCTTCATCCAGGACCAGAACATCAGAGACCTGAAGGTGTGGACCAGCCAGATGAAGAGGACCATTCAGACGGCAGAGGGCCTGGACGTGCCCTACGAGCAGTGGAAGGCCCTCAACGAGATTGACGCA ggtgtgtgtgaggagatgaTGTAcgaagaaattcaggaacactACCCACTGGAATTTGCCATGAGGGACCAAGACAAATATCGCTACCGCTACCCCAAAGGAGAG TCGTATGAGGACCTGGTGCAGAGACTGGAGCCAGTGATCATGGAGTTGGAGCGTCAGGAGAACGTGTTGGTCATCTGTCACCAGGCTGTTATGCGTTGTCTCCTGGCCTACTTCCTGGACAAGTCTGCTG AGGAGCTGCCTTACCTGAAGTGCCCTTTGCACACAGTCCTGAAACTCACTCCTGTGGCTTACG GCTGCAAGGTGGAGTCCATCTCTCTGAACATAGAGGCAGTGAACACCCACAGGGACAGACCAGAG AACGTGGCTGTACAGCGCAGCAGAGAGGCCGCCCTGCAGACGGTGCCTGATCACCTATGA
- the LOC133138092 gene encoding 6-phosphofructo-2-kinase/fructose-2,6-bisphosphatase 4-like isoform X4 has protein sequence MTNCPTLIVTVGLPARGKTYISKKLTRYLNWIDVPTKEFNVGQYRRECVKIYKSFEFFRPDNEEGLKIRKQCALAALNDVRHYLRDEGGQVAVFDATNTTRERRGTIMKFAEQNGYKVFFVESVCEDPDVIAQNIVQVKLGSPDYIDCNTEEAIQDFMKRIKCYENSYQPLDELLDRELSYIKIMDVGRRYLVNRVLDHIQSRIVYYLMNIHITPRSIYLCRHGESDLNIKGRIGGDSGLSVRGKEFARCLGRFIQDQNIRDLKVWTSQMKRTIQTAEGLDVPYEQWKALNEIDAGVCEEMMYEEIQEHYPLEFAMRDQDKYRYRYPKGESYEDLVQRLEPVIMELERQENVLVICHQAVMRCLLAYFLDKSAEELPYLKCPLHTVLKLTPVAYGCKVESISLNIEAVNTHRDRPENVAVQRSREAALQTVPDHL, from the exons AAACCTACATCTCCAAGAAGTTGACCCGCTACCTGAACTGGATAGACGTACCCACCAAAG agtTCAATGTGGGGCAGTACCGGCGGGAGTGTGTAAAGATCTACAAGTCTTTTGAGTTTTTCCGTCCAGACAACGAGGAGGGTTTGAAGATAAGGAA GCAGTGTGCATTAGCAGCACTGAATGACGTCCGGCACTACCTTAGAGACGAAGGGGGCCAGGTGGCG GTGTTTGATGCCACCAATACGacaagagagagaagagggaccATCATGAAGTTTGCGGAACAGAATGGCTATAAG GTCTTCTTTGTGGAGTCTGTCTGTGAAGACCCTGATGTCATTGCACAAAACATAGTG CAAGTGAAGCTGGGCAGCCCAGACTACATAGACTGTAACACAGAGGAGGCCATACAGGACTTCATGAAGAGGATAAAGTGCTACGAGAACTCATACCAGCCTCTGGATGAACTTCTGGACAG AGAGCTGTCCTACATCAAGATCATGGATGTGGGCCGGCGGTACCTGGTGAACCGGGTCCTGGACCACATCCAGAGCCGGATCGTATACTACCTGATGAACATCCACATCACGCCCCGCTCCATCTACCTGTGTCGGCACGGCGAGAGTGACCTGAACATCAAGGGCCGCATCGGGGGGGACTCCGGGCTGTCTGTGAGGGGCAAGGAG TTTGCCCGGTGTTTGGGCCGCTTCATCCAGGACCAGAACATCAGAGACCTGAAGGTGTGGACCAGCCAGATGAAGAGGACCATTCAGACGGCAGAGGGCCTGGACGTGCCCTACGAGCAGTGGAAGGCCCTCAACGAGATTGACGCA ggtgtgtgtgaggagatgaTGTAcgaagaaattcaggaacactACCCACTGGAATTTGCCATGAGGGACCAAGACAAATATCGCTACCGCTACCCCAAAGGAGAG TCGTATGAGGACCTGGTGCAGAGACTGGAGCCAGTGATCATGGAGTTGGAGCGTCAGGAGAACGTGTTGGTCATCTGTCACCAGGCTGTTATGCGTTGTCTCCTGGCCTACTTCCTGGACAAGTCTGCTG AGGAGCTGCCTTACCTGAAGTGCCCTTTGCACACAGTCCTGAAACTCACTCCTGTGGCTTACG GCTGCAAGGTGGAGTCCATCTCTCTGAACATAGAGGCAGTGAACACCCACAGGGACAGACCAGAG AACGTGGCTGTACAGCGCAGCAGAGAGGCCGCCCTGCAGACGGTGCCTGATCACCTATGA